Proteins encoded by one window of Ralstonia sp. RRA:
- a CDS encoding nuclear transport factor 2 family protein, with protein sequence MAQHDSKALANKFIHALETRDLDAVSDLLADDVVFEDVPLADTVHRGKPKAVEKVAEFFGKSSSYVWKKHRVVSENGTVFVERTSDIVFGDKKVTLPMVVILEFNDAGKLTLFKDYFDLQTLQSQLA encoded by the coding sequence ATGGCTCAACACGACTCCAAGGCTCTGGCCAACAAGTTCATCCACGCGCTGGAAACACGCGACCTCGACGCCGTATCGGACCTGCTGGCCGATGACGTTGTCTTTGAAGACGTGCCGCTGGCCGACACCGTGCACCGCGGCAAGCCCAAGGCTGTCGAAAAGGTGGCCGAGTTCTTCGGCAAATCGTCTTCGTACGTCTGGAAGAAGCACCGCGTGGTGTCGGAAAACGGCACGGTGTTTGTCGAGCGCACCAGCGACATCGTCTTTGGCGACAAGAAGGTCACGCTGCCGATGGTCGTCATTCTTGAATTCAACGACGCCGGCAAGCTGACGCTGTTCAAGGACTACTTCGACCTGCAGACGCTGCAAAGCCAGCTGGCCTGA
- a CDS encoding phosphodiesterase — protein MSELPSNAMTFSPLPLPAGIAPEMLRTVFQPIFRLSTTEVLGYEALLRGPAGTAMESPAALFAAASDTQGAIALETTAARLAIANFSAMRLPGKLFLNFSAFGVRQLLQDHARLLHAIADHDLHPSRIVIELTEQTPIDDLASFAQALSVARDFGMQCALDDFGTGNANLNLLIELTPDFIKLDKYFLRDIAKHPAKLDVARSLQQTLKGGATSIIAEGLETEDELGVVRDLGIRFGQGFFLGRPQDKPAGDMSSQAARVLQSSQIAVFPQAVRVGWRAITASKLLRVAPTLPLRCSNDDVLHLFNRHPDLHAVALLDEDERPLALIARRAFIDRYAMPYHRELYGKKSALAFANRQPVLVEKSASLEDMSALLMSEDQRYLTDGFIITEHGRYLGLGTGEELVRTVTEIRIEAARYANPLTFLPGNIPLNLHIERLLEARAEFYACYVDLNHFKPFNDQYGYWQGDEMLKMAAAVLATACEPTRDFLGHVGGDDFLILFQSADWRARVEHAIATFNTNALAMYTPADQLAGGIHAEDRKGLPAFFRFVTMAVGALHVHPGAARNSDDIGTAAALAKRRAKQSDSGFYLEAMRPAQTLSAIA, from the coding sequence ATGTCCGAGCTTCCGTCCAACGCCATGACTTTCTCACCGCTTCCCTTGCCGGCGGGCATTGCGCCCGAGATGCTGCGTACGGTGTTCCAACCGATCTTCCGCCTGTCCACCACCGAGGTGCTTGGTTACGAGGCGCTGCTGCGTGGGCCGGCGGGCACGGCCATGGAGTCGCCCGCCGCGTTGTTTGCCGCGGCATCGGACACGCAGGGCGCAATTGCGCTGGAGACCACGGCCGCGCGCCTGGCCATTGCCAATTTCTCGGCCATGCGCCTGCCGGGCAAGCTGTTCCTGAATTTCAGCGCGTTTGGCGTGCGCCAGTTGCTGCAAGACCATGCCCGCCTCCTGCACGCGATTGCCGACCACGATCTGCACCCCTCGCGCATCGTCATCGAGCTGACCGAGCAGACGCCCATCGACGACCTCGCCAGCTTTGCCCAGGCGCTGTCGGTGGCGCGTGACTTCGGCATGCAGTGCGCACTGGACGATTTCGGCACGGGCAATGCCAACCTGAACCTGCTGATCGAACTGACGCCGGACTTCATCAAGCTCGACAAGTATTTCCTGCGCGACATTGCCAAGCACCCGGCCAAGCTGGACGTCGCACGCTCTTTGCAGCAAACGCTCAAGGGCGGCGCGACCAGCATCATTGCCGAGGGGCTGGAAACGGAAGATGAACTGGGCGTGGTGCGCGATCTGGGCATCCGCTTTGGCCAGGGTTTCTTCCTGGGGCGACCGCAAGACAAGCCGGCGGGCGACATGTCGAGTCAGGCAGCGCGCGTGCTGCAGTCCTCGCAGATTGCGGTGTTTCCGCAGGCGGTGCGCGTGGGCTGGCGCGCCATCACCGCCAGCAAGCTGCTGCGCGTGGCACCCACTCTGCCCCTGCGCTGCAGCAACGACGACGTGCTGCACCTGTTCAACCGCCACCCCGATCTGCATGCCGTGGCGCTGCTGGATGAAGACGAACGGCCGCTGGCGCTCATCGCCCGCCGCGCCTTCATTGACCGCTACGCGATGCCGTATCACCGTGAGCTGTACGGCAAGAAATCTGCGCTGGCGTTTGCCAACCGGCAGCCGGTACTGGTGGAAAAGTCCGCCTCGCTGGAAGACATGTCTGCGCTGCTGATGAGCGAAGACCAGCGCTACCTGACCGACGGCTTCATCATCACCGAGCACGGCCGCTACCTCGGCCTGGGCACGGGTGAAGAGCTCGTGCGCACCGTGACCGAGATCCGCATTGAAGCCGCGCGCTACGCCAATCCGCTCACGTTCCTGCCGGGCAACATTCCGTTGAACCTGCACATTGAACGTTTGCTGGAAGCGCGCGCGGAGTTCTACGCCTGCTATGTCGACCTGAACCACTTCAAACCCTTCAACGACCAGTACGGCTACTGGCAGGGTGACGAGATGCTGAAGATGGCCGCTGCCGTACTGGCCACGGCGTGCGAGCCGACGCGCGACTTTCTCGGCCACGTGGGTGGAGATGATTTCCTGATCCTGTTCCAGAGCGCCGACTGGCGTGCGCGCGTCGAGCATGCCATTGCCACGTTCAACACCAATGCGCTGGCGATGTATACACCGGCCGACCAGCTAGCCGGCGGTATCCATGCCGAAGACCGCAAGGGCCTGCCCGCGTTCTTCCGCTTTGTGACGATGGCGGTGGGTGCCTTGCACGTGCACCCAGGTGCCGCACGTAACAGTGATGACATTGGCACCGCCGCCGCGCTGGCAAAACGCCGCGCCAAACAGAGCGACAGCGGCTTCTACCTGGAAGCGATGCGGCCCGCGCAAACCCTGTCGGCCATCGCCTGA
- a CDS encoding ketoacyl-ACP synthase III: MGYRRFHNARIAGVSAAVPDHVRRNEDIAGDPVEIGRTAKLCGIQARHVAPDGMCASDLCYVAAERLLESVGWEKDSVDALIFLSQTPDYVVPATSCVLQRRLGLSFHCAAFDITLGCSGYVYGLMVGFGLLAKEGMRRVLLLVGDTPSKLISPHDIPANILFGDAGTATAIEYSEDAAESFFFAGTNGAGSDSLIIQAGGFRQPSTAESAERRPHPQDKVLRSQEELYMDGSAVFGLTLNHVPELVQQLATISGWPVQSVDRWLFHQANKFMLDYFSKKIGIAPEKMPSNIDRFGNTSPPSIPLMMVTEHDADAPRPARETLGMVGFGVGFSWGGALLRQADPVMVPLVYHRQ; this comes from the coding sequence ATGGGCTACCGGCGCTTTCACAACGCGCGCATTGCCGGGGTGTCTGCCGCGGTGCCGGATCACGTCCGGCGCAATGAAGACATCGCCGGTGATCCGGTGGAGATCGGCCGCACGGCCAAGCTGTGCGGCATCCAGGCCCGGCATGTGGCGCCTGACGGCATGTGCGCATCCGACCTCTGCTACGTGGCGGCGGAGCGCCTGCTGGAGTCCGTCGGCTGGGAGAAGGATTCCGTCGACGCGCTGATCTTCCTCTCGCAAACACCTGACTACGTGGTGCCCGCCACGAGCTGCGTGCTGCAGCGCCGGCTGGGGTTGTCGTTCCACTGCGCGGCGTTCGACATCACGCTCGGTTGCTCGGGCTATGTGTATGGGCTGATGGTGGGCTTCGGCCTGCTGGCCAAGGAAGGGATGCGGCGCGTGCTGCTGCTGGTGGGTGACACGCCCAGCAAGCTGATCTCGCCGCACGACATTCCGGCCAACATCCTGTTTGGCGATGCAGGCACGGCCACGGCCATCGAGTATTCGGAAGACGCAGCCGAGAGCTTCTTCTTTGCCGGCACCAACGGCGCGGGCAGCGACTCGCTCATCATCCAGGCCGGCGGGTTTCGCCAGCCGAGCACGGCGGAATCGGCCGAGCGCCGTCCACACCCGCAAGACAAGGTGCTGCGCTCGCAGGAAGAGCTGTACATGGATGGTTCGGCCGTGTTCGGCCTCACGCTCAACCACGTGCCGGAACTGGTGCAGCAGCTTGCCACCATCTCCGGTTGGCCGGTGCAGAGCGTAGACCGCTGGCTTTTCCACCAGGCCAACAAGTTCATGCTCGATTACTTCTCGAAGAAGATCGGCATTGCGCCCGAGAAGATGCCGAGCAACATCGACCGCTTCGGCAACACCAGCCCGCCGTCCATCCCACTGATGATGGTGACAGAGCACGACGCAGACGCTCCGCGGCCGGCGCGTGAGACCCTCGGCATGGTCGGCTTTGGCGTGGGCTTTTCGTGGGGTGGGGCGCTGTTGCGGCAGGCCGACCCGGTCATGGTGCCTCTTGTGTATCACCGTCAATAA
- a CDS encoding thioesterase domain-containing protein, whose product MSQLRYIVPVGRTPVIAPRLRLYCFHHAGGSAGNFAKWPAGLRSFEVRAIQLPHRFLPAGVARAGHLDELLPGMADEVAGAQADALPFAFYGHSLGALVAFELARTLRARGGPQPVALAISGHRAPHRLLGRPPICELEQTAFIDRLRGLGGMPESVLTDTRTLSYILPTLRADLRLSEIYDYREEPPLSLPLFGFRGQDDPLLNEADYAAWADVTRGPSVLRTLPGHHFFEQDGLEALHAHLEADLTPLANRPTRRRRDPAEAL is encoded by the coding sequence ATGTCCCAGCTACGCTATATCGTTCCGGTCGGGCGCACGCCCGTGATTGCGCCGCGCCTGCGGTTGTACTGCTTCCACCATGCGGGCGGCAGCGCAGGCAACTTTGCCAAGTGGCCGGCCGGGCTGCGCAGCTTCGAGGTGCGGGCCATTCAGTTGCCGCATCGCTTTCTGCCGGCGGGGGTGGCGCGTGCCGGCCATCTCGATGAACTGCTGCCTGGCATGGCCGATGAAGTGGCCGGTGCGCAGGCCGATGCGTTGCCGTTTGCGTTTTACGGGCACAGCCTGGGCGCGCTGGTGGCGTTCGAGCTGGCCCGTACGCTGCGAGCGCGTGGCGGGCCGCAGCCGGTGGCGCTGGCCATTTCCGGGCATCGCGCACCGCATCGGCTGTTGGGCCGCCCGCCGATCTGTGAACTGGAGCAGACCGCCTTCATCGACCGCCTGCGTGGGCTGGGCGGCATGCCGGAATCCGTGCTGACGGATACGCGCACGCTGTCGTACATCCTGCCGACATTGCGGGCCGATCTGCGCCTGTCGGAAATCTATGACTACCGTGAGGAGCCGCCGCTGTCGTTGCCGCTGTTCGGCTTTCGCGGCCAGGATGATCCATTGCTGAACGAAGCAGACTATGCCGCTTGGGCCGACGTCACGCGTGGCCCGAGCGTGCTACGCACGCTGCCCGGCCACCACTTCTTTGAACAGGATGGGCTGGAGGCGTTGCACGCACACCTTGAAGCCGATCTCACGCCGCTGGCCAACCGCCCGACTCGCCGCCGGCGCGATCCGGCGGAGGCGCTCTAG
- a CDS encoding AfsA-related hotdog domain-containing protein, with product MTDTLIRVVGNKFQELSNAQSILTFDELVARVRDGQLEPAAISLEQGISESQVDVLRDLVAQSNHAGQISLRSYFDSHQRCDGTLTHKIKRANTLISDPQETGEDTYASVLLIDDECADLSDHVTGKHVQFMVLLEAARQMGNAVTQKFHSTAAKMYLAENINVDFKAFAYPFQVDLEYRVLERNLRTTGDGKMAVRIDFRQQGKVIAQLTLTFTVLDRKFVSALESTALKSLHN from the coding sequence ATGACCGATACCCTCATTCGTGTGGTTGGCAACAAGTTTCAGGAGTTGTCCAACGCGCAAAGCATCCTCACGTTCGATGAGCTTGTGGCGCGTGTTCGTGACGGGCAGCTTGAGCCGGCCGCCATCTCGCTGGAACAGGGCATCTCGGAATCGCAGGTGGATGTGCTGCGCGATCTCGTGGCCCAGAGCAACCACGCCGGGCAGATCTCACTGCGCAGCTATTTCGACAGCCATCAGCGCTGTGACGGCACGCTCACGCACAAGATCAAGCGCGCAAATACGCTGATCTCCGACCCGCAGGAAACGGGCGAAGACACCTACGCCAGCGTGCTGTTGATCGACGATGAATGCGCTGACCTGAGCGACCACGTCACCGGCAAGCATGTGCAGTTCATGGTGCTGCTGGAAGCGGCCCGGCAGATGGGCAATGCCGTGACGCAGAAATTTCACTCCACGGCGGCCAAGATGTACCTGGCCGAAAACATCAACGTGGATTTCAAGGCCTTTGCCTATCCGTTCCAGGTGGACCTGGAATACCGCGTGCTGGAGCGCAACCTGCGCACCACCGGCGACGGCAAGATGGCCGTGCGGATCGACTTTCGCCAGCAAGGCAAAGTGATCGCGCAACTTACGCTCACTTTCACGGTGCTCGATCGCAAGTTTGTCTCGGCGCTGGAAAGCACGGCGCTCAAGTCGTTGCACAACTGA
- a CDS encoding phosphopantetheine-binding protein, with protein MDDQKFIEDFAALLEVSPERITDDFNMVEEAVWDSLAFLSTIALIDTHYKKVVDPMALQELTTFRELRALVHGQSVEA; from the coding sequence ATGGACGATCAAAAATTCATTGAAGACTTCGCGGCCCTGCTCGAAGTGTCGCCGGAGCGGATCACCGACGACTTCAACATGGTGGAAGAGGCAGTGTGGGATTCGCTGGCGTTTCTCAGCACCATCGCCCTCATCGACACGCACTACAAGAAAGTCGTGGACCCGATGGCACTCCAGGAGCTAACCACGTTCCGCGAGCTGCGTGCGCTGGTGCACGGTCAGAGCGTTGAGGCTTGA
- a CDS encoding indolepyruvate ferredoxin oxidoreductase family protein gives MQLTTAQDKYTAHTGRVFLSGIDALVRLTVVQRLRDRAAGLNTAGFVSGYRGSPLGGLDQAFWKASDALAAHDIRFQPGVNEDLAATAVWGTQQVHLLGESKHDGVFALWYAKGPGVDRSGDVLKHLNHAGTSAHGGVLLVAGDDHGAYSSTLPHQSDHLFCSAMIPVLYPADVQEYIELGLHGWAMSRYSGCAVGFKALADTVESSAGIEADPFALQIHLPTDHVLPEGGLNCRLSSDPLGLTARKQEALMQDHKLPAVLAYARANRLNRTTHDAPTARLGIIASGKSYRDVREALALLEIDADSPEMASLRLHKVAMPWPLEPQGICDFATGLDEILVIEEKRPVVESQLRQFLYDLPDNARPRIVGKSDGVGELAGPAGNGVFSAKTDLSVAQIAMVIADRLAQFHPQGRLAKTAAWLRDRQAFLDREVATPARSAYYCSGCPHSTSTKVPEGSLALGGIGCHIMATAIYPEHNKTFTQMGGEGATWIGQAPFSQVPHVFANLGDGTYFHSGYLAIRAAIAAKVNITYKLLYNDAVAMTGGQPVDGTVTVPAIARQLASEGVTRIALVSEDPSRHDGRIGLPDGVTIHPRESLDAVQRELREVQGTSVLIYEQVCAAEKRRRKKKQAVQAPARHLFINPLVCEGCGDCATQSNCSSIVPLETEFGRKRAVHQGSCNQDTSCAKGFCPSFVTVEGGRLRGSGRKQQKAALPDNLPALPTPQLVALDAPFNVLICGIGGTGVITVGTILGMAAHLEGKGASVLDMTGMSQKNGAVMSHVRIAQRQDALHSQRIPACQADVVLGYDILTAAARDAVDKIKPGHTQIVLNTEETPPGHAIRQVDWQFPTEQLRRLLGETAEARLEFVDAGALAQHHLGDALYTNLLMLGYAFQRGLLPLSEASILRAIEVNGVAVAANQRAFQWGRYAAFDAGIGASKPLAESIIKLQKPASLDAVLAHRRGFLTAYQNEAYARRYVNFVEHVRQAERAATGKQTLATAVAHNLFKLMAYKDEYEVARLFSGEDFRRALADTFEGDVTLRFHLAPPVLSALEGGTPRKRTYGPGTQRLFAVLARFKWLRGTRFDPFGYTRERRQERALIVEYEHAIDTALGKLSALTYDAVLQLANLPKQIRGYGHVKAASIESARTRQHALLAQLTGHSPAHEAQAPAWPAFPGADGYGLPREVSW, from the coding sequence GTGCAACTCACCACGGCACAAGACAAATACACGGCGCACACGGGGCGCGTGTTCCTGAGCGGCATCGATGCGCTGGTCCGACTGACGGTGGTGCAGCGCTTGCGCGACCGCGCTGCGGGGCTCAACACGGCGGGCTTTGTGTCGGGCTATCGCGGCTCGCCGCTGGGCGGGCTGGATCAGGCGTTCTGGAAAGCCAGTGATGCGCTGGCGGCGCACGACATCCGCTTTCAACCCGGTGTAAATGAAGACCTGGCCGCCACCGCCGTATGGGGTACGCAGCAGGTGCATCTGCTGGGTGAGTCAAAGCACGATGGCGTGTTTGCACTCTGGTACGCCAAGGGCCCGGGCGTGGACCGCTCGGGCGATGTGCTCAAGCACCTGAACCATGCTGGCACCAGCGCGCACGGCGGCGTGCTGTTGGTGGCAGGGGATGATCACGGTGCGTATTCGTCCACGCTGCCGCATCAGAGCGATCACCTGTTCTGCTCGGCGATGATTCCCGTGCTGTATCCGGCCGATGTGCAGGAGTACATCGAGCTGGGCCTGCACGGCTGGGCCATGTCGCGTTACTCGGGTTGCGCGGTGGGCTTCAAGGCGCTGGCCGATACGGTGGAGTCGTCCGCCGGCATCGAGGCTGATCCGTTTGCCTTGCAGATCCATTTGCCGACTGACCACGTGCTGCCAGAAGGCGGGCTGAACTGCCGCCTTTCATCAGACCCACTGGGCCTGACCGCGCGCAAGCAGGAAGCGTTGATGCAAGACCACAAGCTGCCCGCGGTGCTGGCCTATGCGCGCGCTAACCGGCTCAATCGCACCACGCACGATGCGCCCACCGCGCGCTTGGGCATCATCGCCTCCGGCAAGAGCTACCGCGATGTGCGCGAAGCACTCGCCCTGCTGGAGATCGATGCCGATTCACCCGAGATGGCCAGCCTGCGCCTGCACAAGGTGGCCATGCCGTGGCCGCTGGAGCCACAGGGTATCTGCGATTTCGCCACGGGGCTGGACGAGATTCTCGTCATCGAAGAGAAGCGCCCGGTGGTGGAATCGCAGTTGCGTCAGTTTCTGTACGACCTGCCGGACAACGCGCGCCCGCGGATCGTCGGCAAGTCCGACGGGGTGGGCGAGCTGGCCGGCCCCGCTGGCAATGGTGTGTTCTCGGCCAAGACGGATCTTTCCGTCGCGCAGATCGCCATGGTGATTGCGGATCGGCTCGCACAGTTTCATCCGCAGGGCCGCCTTGCCAAGACGGCGGCCTGGCTGCGTGACCGGCAGGCCTTTCTCGATCGTGAGGTGGCAACGCCCGCGCGCTCGGCCTACTACTGCTCGGGGTGCCCGCACAGCACGTCCACCAAGGTGCCCGAGGGCAGCCTGGCGCTGGGCGGCATCGGCTGCCACATCATGGCCACCGCCATCTACCCCGAGCACAACAAGACCTTTACGCAGATGGGCGGCGAGGGTGCGACGTGGATCGGGCAGGCGCCGTTCTCGCAGGTGCCGCACGTGTTTGCCAACCTGGGCGATGGCACCTACTTCCACTCGGGCTATCTCGCCATTCGCGCGGCCATAGCCGCCAAGGTGAACATCACCTACAAGCTGCTCTATAACGACGCCGTGGCCATGACCGGCGGCCAGCCGGTGGACGGCACCGTGACCGTGCCGGCGATTGCGCGACAGTTGGCATCGGAAGGCGTGACACGCATCGCGCTGGTGTCGGAAGACCCATCACGCCATGACGGCCGCATCGGCTTGCCGGACGGCGTGACCATTCACCCGCGTGAGTCGCTCGATGCCGTGCAGCGCGAGTTGCGTGAAGTGCAGGGCACCAGCGTGCTGATCTACGAACAGGTGTGCGCGGCGGAAAAACGCCGCCGCAAGAAGAAGCAAGCGGTGCAGGCGCCGGCCCGGCATCTCTTCATCAACCCGCTGGTGTGCGAGGGCTGCGGAGACTGCGCCACGCAATCGAACTGTTCGTCCATCGTGCCGCTGGAAACCGAGTTCGGCCGCAAGCGTGCCGTGCACCAGGGGTCGTGCAATCAGGACACCTCGTGTGCCAAGGGCTTCTGCCCAAGCTTTGTGACCGTGGAAGGCGGCCGCCTGCGCGGCAGCGGACGCAAGCAGCAGAAGGCCGCGTTGCCCGACAACCTGCCAGCCTTGCCGACACCGCAACTTGTAGCGCTGGATGCACCGTTCAACGTGCTCATCTGTGGCATTGGTGGTACGGGCGTGATCACGGTCGGCACCATCCTCGGTATGGCCGCGCATCTGGAAGGCAAGGGCGCCTCGGTTCTGGACATGACCGGCATGTCGCAGAAGAACGGTGCGGTGATGTCGCACGTGCGCATCGCGCAGCGGCAGGACGCGCTGCACTCGCAGCGTATTCCTGCCTGCCAGGCGGACGTGGTGCTCGGCTACGACATCCTCACCGCCGCTGCGCGGGATGCGGTGGACAAGATCAAGCCCGGCCATACGCAGATCGTGCTGAACACGGAGGAGACACCCCCTGGGCACGCCATCCGGCAAGTGGACTGGCAGTTCCCCACCGAGCAACTGCGCCGCCTGCTGGGGGAAACGGCCGAGGCCAGGCTGGAGTTTGTTGACGCGGGTGCGCTCGCGCAGCACCACCTGGGCGATGCGCTGTACACCAACCTGCTGATGCTGGGCTATGCGTTTCAGCGTGGGCTGCTGCCGCTGTCGGAGGCGTCCATCCTGCGCGCCATTGAAGTTAACGGCGTGGCCGTGGCGGCCAATCAGCGTGCGTTCCAGTGGGGGCGGTATGCGGCGTTCGACGCGGGCATCGGGGCGAGCAAGCCATTGGCGGAATCCATCATCAAGCTGCAAAAGCCTGCCAGCCTGGATGCTGTGCTCGCGCATCGCCGCGGCTTCCTGACGGCCTACCAGAACGAAGCCTATGCGCGCCGCTACGTGAACTTTGTCGAGCACGTGCGGCAGGCCGAGCGCGCCGCCACCGGCAAGCAGACGTTGGCCACCGCCGTGGCGCACAACCTGTTCAAGCTGATGGCTTACAAGGATGAGTACGAGGTGGCGCGCCTGTTCAGCGGTGAAGACTTCCGCCGCGCGCTGGCCGATACTTTTGAAGGCGACGTCACGCTGCGCTTTCATCTGGCGCCGCCCGTTCTCTCTGCGTTGGAAGGCGGCACGCCGCGCAAGCGCACGTACGGGCCCGGCACGCAGCGCCTGTTTGCCGTATTGGCGCGCTTCAAGTGGCTGCGCGGCACACGCTTCGACCCGTTCGGCTACACGCGCGAGCGCCGGCAGGAGCGCGCGCTGATCGTCGAGTACGAGCACGCCATCGACACCGCGCTCGGCAAGCTCAGTGCTCTCACGTACGACGCCGTGCTGCAGCTGGCTAACCTGCCCAAGCAGATCCGCGGCTACGGCCACGTGAAGGCCGCCAGCATCGAATCCGCCCGCACCCGCCAGCACGCGCTGCTGGCACAACTGACCGGCCACAGCCCGGCGCACGAAGCACAGGCGCCTGCGTGGCCGGCATTCCCCGGGGCCGATGGCTACGGCCTGCCGCGCGAGGTTTCCTGGTAA
- a CDS encoding HAD-IB family hydrolase has product MTAAIAPDCAAPEVNATRICAVFDLDETLIRPKSMLAVLEQYHRSTAASPDQAERRIRDVRANLTWYVERNANRAAQNRYFYRQLAGIPVADMARAAQQWFEANRAVLYHDTVVARLNAHQQAGAVVIVVSGSFAEAIAPIAADLSIEHVVCAHLEQRDGRYTGAMLGEPTIGEGKATALRQFLQVHGLSMHGGFAYGDHDSDIPLLSLADHPVAVGSNAALLDHARRHDWRISPAVS; this is encoded by the coding sequence ATGACTGCCGCCATCGCCCCTGACTGTGCTGCGCCGGAGGTCAACGCTACGCGCATCTGCGCGGTGTTCGATCTGGACGAAACGCTGATCCGCCCGAAGAGCATGCTCGCCGTGCTGGAGCAGTATCACCGCAGTACGGCCGCTTCGCCCGATCAGGCCGAGCGCCGCATCCGTGATGTGCGCGCCAACTTGACGTGGTACGTCGAGCGCAATGCCAACCGCGCCGCGCAGAACCGCTACTTCTACCGACAGCTCGCGGGCATTCCGGTGGCGGACATGGCACGCGCCGCGCAGCAGTGGTTTGAGGCCAATCGCGCAGTGCTGTACCACGACACGGTAGTCGCACGGCTCAACGCGCATCAGCAGGCCGGCGCCGTTGTCATCGTGGTGAGCGGTTCGTTTGCTGAGGCCATTGCACCCATTGCGGCTGACCTATCGATCGAGCATGTGGTGTGCGCGCACCTTGAGCAGCGTGATGGCCGTTACACCGGCGCGATGCTGGGCGAGCCGACCATTGGCGAAGGCAAGGCCACTGCGTTGCGCCAGTTCCTGCAGGTGCACGGCCTTTCCATGCACGGCGGCTTTGCCTATGGCGACCACGACAGCGACATCCCCCTGCTTTCCCTGGCTGACCACCCGGTGGCGGTCGGCTCCAACGCAGCACTGCTGGACCATGCCCGCCGGCACGACTGGCGTATTTCCCCCGCTGTTTCCTGA
- a CDS encoding ketoacyl-ACP synthase III, protein MAVQIQSISYALPDATLSNQSIAALNPDWPVDKIAGKTGIHLRHISGDDEYSLELAIAAGRRLLDEHNIAPEAVDFILFCSQTPKFLIPTSACLVQHALGLPTRSGALDVNQGCSGYVSCLMLAEGLVDSGRAKGVLLITADTYTKLVAPEDRSLKTIMGDAATASFIRRADQGIGVRDFEFGTDGTGAEAITAYTSGLHGLTSGGAYQPDFRMNGPGVFNFVLTKVPEVIDALLEKNGLEQEDVDLFVFHQANAHMLESVRIKMGIAPERFFVSLADTGNTGASSIPLALGDAVRQGRVMRGDKVVLIGFGAGLSWSACLIDW, encoded by the coding sequence ATGGCGGTACAGATTCAATCGATCAGCTATGCGCTGCCGGATGCGACGCTCAGCAATCAATCCATTGCTGCGCTGAACCCGGATTGGCCTGTCGACAAAATCGCAGGCAAAACCGGCATCCACCTTCGGCATATATCCGGCGACGACGAGTACAGCCTCGAGCTGGCCATCGCCGCCGGACGCCGTCTTCTGGACGAGCACAACATCGCACCGGAAGCCGTGGACTTCATCCTGTTCTGCAGCCAGACGCCCAAGTTCCTGATCCCGACGAGCGCCTGCCTGGTGCAGCATGCACTGGGGCTGCCCACGCGCAGCGGCGCGCTCGACGTGAACCAGGGGTGCTCGGGTTACGTGTCGTGCCTGATGCTGGCCGAAGGGCTGGTCGACAGCGGCCGCGCCAAGGGCGTGCTGCTCATCACGGCCGACACGTACACCAAGCTGGTGGCGCCGGAAGACCGCAGCCTCAAGACCATCATGGGCGATGCAGCCACGGCGTCGTTCATCCGCCGGGCCGACCAAGGCATCGGCGTGCGCGATTTCGAGTTCGGCACCGATGGCACGGGCGCCGAGGCCATCACCGCGTACACCTCGGGGCTGCATGGCCTGACCAGCGGCGGCGCGTATCAGCCGGACTTCCGCATGAATGGGCCGGGCGTCTTCAACTTCGTGCTGACCAAGGTGCCGGAGGTGATCGACGCGCTGCTGGAGAAGAACGGCCTGGAACAGGAAGACGTGGACCTGTTCGTCTTCCACCAGGCCAACGCGCACATGCTGGAGTCGGTGCGCATCAAGATGGGTATTGCGCCAGAACGCTTCTTCGTCAGCCTGGCGGATACCGGCAACACCGGTGCTTCCAGCATCCCGCTGGCGCTGGGCGATGCCGTGCGGCAAGGCCGTGTGATGCGCGGTGACAAGGTCGTGCTGATCGGCTTTGGCGCGGGGCTGTCATGGAGCGCCTGCCTGATCGACTGGTAA